CATCGGTTGCATGGCCCAAAGGGGCGCAAGACCCTCGGGTGAGAGGACCCCGATGGTCGCCTCGGGATAGAGCCGCCGGATGGCCTCGACGGCCGGCATGCTCAATACAGCATCTCCAAGCCAGTTGGGGCTGCGCACCAGCACCGCCCGTAGCTCCTCAGCCCGGCGCGTCACTCTCTGACCTCCACCGCCGCTCGTTCGGGCTGAGGCCTGGTCTTCCAGCGCCGGTGCATCCAGAGCCAGTGGTCCGGATACCGGCGCACGTAGCGCTCGACGATGTCCGTGAATCGCTGGGTGTTGACAAGGACGTCCCGTTCAAGGTCCCCGGTCCGTTCTAACTGCACCGGCGGCTCGACGAACACCCGGTGGGAACCATCGGCCATCCTCACACAGAAGGTAGGTACGACGGCCGCATCGGTCTTCAAGGCCAGCAAGGCCATGGTGGGTGTGGTACAGGCGGGCCGTCCGAAGAACTCTACGAAGACGCCCTCCCGGTCGGCAACGTTTTGGTCGATGAGGATGGCTACGGCCCCCCCAGCCCTTAATATCCGTAAGCTCTCGCGCAACGCCTCGGGCTTGGGGATGACCCGATTGCCGAAGCGGCAGCGCATACGGGTTAGCTCTCGCTCGATGGCCGGATTGTCGGCGGTGCGGGCCACCACCCCGACTGGGTGGCCATTGAACGACGGCACCAGCCCCAGCAACTCCCAGTTGCCGAAGTGGGCCGCCATAATGAGTACCCCCTTGCCCGCCTCGAGAGCATTCCAGTAATGGTCCTGCCCCTCCACCGATACCCTCTCAAAGAACCACTCTTTGGGAAGGGAGCCGAGCAGGCAGGTCTCGCTCGCCGTGACGCCGAGCTGCTCGAAGGCCTCCCGGGCTAAGGACTCGACCTCTGACTTCGATTTCTGCCCGTCGAAGGCCATTGTGAGGTTGTCCAGCGCCACCCGCCTGCGGCGGGCATCGAGCCCGTACCAGAGCCGCCCCATACGCCTCCCTGCAGCTTGGGCGCGCTCGACCGACAGAAGCCGCACCCCAGCCGACAGTCCAACCAGGGTGCAATATTCCATCATGTGACGTATGGGCCGCGCCACCATGTTCATAATCGCTCCAAGACCGTTAAAGCTATTAAATTTGTTAGAGTAATGAAGTTTTAAAGGGATGTCAACGTCTTTCGTCTCCTCCCCCTGTCGGA
This Nitrospinota bacterium DNA region includes the following protein-coding sequences:
- a CDS encoding lysophospholipid acyltransferase family protein — translated: MNMVARPIRHMMEYCTLVGLSAGVRLLSVERAQAAGRRMGRLWYGLDARRRRVALDNLTMAFDGQKSKSEVESLAREAFEQLGVTASETCLLGSLPKEWFFERVSVEGQDHYWNALEAGKGVLIMAAHFGNWELLGLVPSFNGHPVGVVARTADNPAIERELTRMRCRFGNRVIPKPEALRESLRILRAGGAVAILIDQNVADREGVFVEFFGRPACTTPTMALLALKTDAAVVPTFCVRMADGSHRVFVEPPVQLERTGDLERDVLVNTQRFTDIVERYVRRYPDHWLWMHRRWKTRPQPERAAVEVRE